The DNA window ATGGGGTTGCTATCGACGGCGCAGGGAATGTCTATGTCGTTGATAGGGGTAACCATCGGGTCCAGAAATTCACGTCAAGTGGCATCTTCGTCGCGAAATGGGGCAGTAGTGGCTCTGAAAACGGACAATTCTCGTACCCCGAAGGGATTGCGATCGATGGCACTGGCAACGTCTACGTCGCGGATGAAAGCAACCACCGGGTAGAGAAGTTCACCTCTATCGGTACCTTCCTCACAGCGTGGGGGACCAAGGGATCTGAGGATGGACAGTTTGCTTACCCCGATGGCGTCGCGGTCGACAGTTTGGGCAATGTTTATGTCGCTGACTCGGGCAACAATCGGGTCCAGAAATTTACATCTTCCGGCGCCTTTATCACGGACTGGGGTAGTTCCGGCACGGGGTCCGGACAGTTCAGTAGCCCCGTTGACATCGCGGTCGACAGTTCGGGCAATGTCTACGTCGCTGAATATTGGAACAATCGGGTCCAGAAGTTTGCTCCACAAATTCCTATCTCGACGGTGACCACGGTGGCGACGACTGTTCCAACGACAACTCCGATAACCACAGTGTCAGCGTTCCGGTTCGCCCCCTCTCCGCTCATCATCCCGCGCGGGTCTACTGGTGCGACAGTACTCTACCTGGACGGTCTGAAGAACGGCATTTCGGGCTTCAACGTATCCCTCAGCCTCTCTCTTGTCGACCCGACAGTCGGTGAAATTGTCGGAGTCTCTCTTCCTGGCTGGACGATGCAGAAGAATTCAACGCTCCCCGCCGACACCGTGTGGTTGACTGCTCTCGATTCAAATGGCCAGAGCAACCCCGGGACATCAACCGCTCAGATCGGGACCATCACCATCAGAGGGGATCGGAGCGGTCAGACCAGTCTCTCCATCATTCAAGCGAGAGTCGACGATGATAGTGGGAATTCGATATCACCACACCTCGTCGCTTGCCCGGTTGAGGTAACCGCCAGTGCATGTAATCCTTTCCCTGGTGTTTCGTCCTCTCCAAAGGATCTCGACGGGGATGGCTGTTATGAAGATATCAACGGCAACGGACAGATCGATTTCAATGACGTGGTACTTTTCTTCAACAATTTTGATTGGATCCCCACGAATGAACCTGTTTCTGCCTTCGACTTCAACAAAAACGGACAGATCGACTTCAATGACATCGTCATCCTCTTCAACAAGGTCTAACCTCTTTTTTCGCAGAAGAGCCCTGGCCTCGTCACGATGGAGGTGCAGCACACCGATGAACAGGGGTCGCTCGCCTTGACCACCGAGGATCAGAATGTGAAGATCACCTATACGGTGAAGCGCTACCGGCGCGAGATCGAACGCGGGCTTGTCGGGTCCCTTGCAGGGGGTGCCCTCGGCAGCGTGCTCGGGGGTATCGGAGGGCTGCTGCAGAAGAACGAAGGGGTCGGTGAACTGCTCGGAGGAGCGATCGGCGGTGCCGTGGCCGGTGGGGCCTGGGAGGCCTATAATGGGTACGACCAGTCCAAGCATGACCAGTCCGCCTTCGCCGCTCTCCTCGGTGACGCTTCAAAGGTGGTCGAGGGTGAACTGATGGAAGCCATGCCAGCCCAGACGCCGGCTGGGGAACTGGTTGGAGGTGCACCCAGAGATCCGGAGAAGGAGGCAGCGTTCAGACGCGACCTCGACGGGGTCTATGGCGATATCCTCGCCGTCCAGGAGGATCTCCTCCTCGCAGCGGGTGAAGGGGTCGACATCGCCAGGCCGAAGGTCCGTGCTGATCGTGCCGAAGGACTCTACCATGAGGCGATCCAGGCACTGGAGGCGCAGGACTACACCCTGACCGGCGCCAAGATCCAGGCCGCCCGCAGTATGGTCCAGAACGCCCGTTCAACCCTCTCCGGATGAGGGAACGGGCAGAACAGAAAACCTATCCTTTATCTCACTGGATCGACCATCACTCCTCATGAGCAATTCACATCAGGTTACTCCCCGGCTCCCCACCTTCGAAGAGGCGGTCGCTTTCCATGGCCACCGGTGTCCGGGACTGGCACTCGGCTACCGGGCGGCCGTCCTCGGCATGGCGGCGCTCGGTCCCCGGCGGTCAGAGGACGAGGAGATTGTCACGGTCGTCGAGAACGACGCCTGTGGGGTCGACGGCGTGCAGGTGGTGACCGGGTGCACCTTCGGGAAGGGAAACCTGATCTTCCATGACTATGGAAAGCATGTGTACACATTCATAAATCGGAAGACAGGGGATGCGGTCAGGATCGTCACCAGGGTCGACTTTTCGACCGGCCAGATCGATCCGCAGTTCGGAGACATTCGGGAACGAGCCAGACGAGCAGATGCCACCCCTGCAGATCAGGTGCTCTTTGAAGATCACCTGGCCGGCGTCTGCGAGGCGATCCTGACGATCGACCCAGCCCGGATCTTCCTGATCACCCGGCCCGTCATCACCCCGCCAGAAGAGGCCCGGATCTATCGGTCCCGCCCCTGCGACCGCTGCGGGGAACTGGTCGCCGAACCGAAAGGGGTCCACCAGGCAGGCCGGTTCCTCTGCGTCCCGTGCTCGCGGAACGACTGAATGACCGGTACCTCCACCCCTCTGATCCTCCTTTCGTTCGTTGACCAGTCAGAGCCGGAGCCTGGGGGCAGCACTGTATATCGATGGGGCGACCTGACCTGTGCTGGTGACGATCTTCTCTCTGCCCTGATAAAATTCTTTGAACCCGATCGGGTGGTCCTCTTTGGAGAAGGGGATGGGCCGGCCCCTGCCTCTTCGAACGACATCCCTATCCGGTGGCAGGCGATTCCGGCAGGAGAGTCAGAGGCCGACCTCTGGACAGTCTTCTCTCTCCTCTGCAGTGTTGTGGAACCGGGTGACCGGGTGATTGTGGAGATCCAGAACGGTTCCCGTCCCCTCTCGTTCATCACCTTCGTCGCGATCCAGTACCTGCGCGAGACAAAGGGTGTTCAGGTCGAGCGGATCTGCTCGACTGTTCCTGGACCGAATGGTGAGTCGTTGATCCGGGATCTCTCAGACTTTGTCACGGTCCTGGACTGGATGCGAGGGGTGCATGCATTCACGCAGCATGTCGACGCTGAAGACCTGTCGGTGCTGATGGGTGCCGTCCAAAATAAGGCTTATCGGGATGGAATCGGGCATCCGCTCAGTTTAAAACCCTGGGGGCATGCCCTCTCCCTCTTCGCCCAGGCTGTCCGGCTCTCCCGGCCGCGGGAGGTGATGCATGCTGCTGATATCCTGACTTCCCACTTTGCCGAGGTGACTACCGAGGTTCAGCAACT is part of the Methanosphaerula palustris E1-9c genome and encodes:
- a CDS encoding TM1812 family CRISPR-associated protein, which produces MTGTSTPLILLSFVDQSEPEPGGSTVYRWGDLTCAGDDLLSALIKFFEPDRVVLFGEGDGPAPASSNDIPIRWQAIPAGESEADLWTVFSLLCSVVEPGDRVIVEIQNGSRPLSFITFVAIQYLRETKGVQVERICSTVPGPNGESLIRDLSDFVTVLDWMRGVHAFTQHVDAEDLSVLMGAVQNKAYRDGIGHPLSLKPWGHALSLFAQAVRLSRPREVMHAADILTSHFAEVTTEVQQLAPPLAPVMDRLQEVTAMGRGGSPDRLSWEALSIGLNLIEYQCRHDLIMQAVTLAREWCLNYLILELDYHPDQWLVWEVRDEIGRTITGAALEVRHHPYEGTTLSVRFTQLEQKNDLVALWIVLADLRNDIAHCGMNLQQKSAVTIQGRTGDMVERLRHLVASSSCRVPGGRSGDDRSPELPPGEGERGDGEGDQPEE
- a CDS encoding FmdE family protein — translated: MSNSHQVTPRLPTFEEAVAFHGHRCPGLALGYRAAVLGMAALGPRRSEDEEIVTVVENDACGVDGVQVVTGCTFGKGNLIFHDYGKHVYTFINRKTGDAVRIVTRVDFSTGQIDPQFGDIRERARRADATPADQVLFEDHLAGVCEAILTIDPARIFLITRPVITPPEEARIYRSRPCDRCGELVAEPKGVHQAGRFLCVPCSRND